DNA from Parageobacillus thermoglucosidasius:
AACAGGCGAGTGAAGAGACAACATCGGAAGTTGAGGGCATAAAGTCGTTGATGATTATCATTGGGATAGCAGCGCTTGTGATTGGCGGGATTGTCACCTTTTATATCAGCCGCATTCTTTCCCAACCGCTTCTTGCTCTTTCTGAAGCGGCAAAACGAATTGCTGGCGGCGATTTGACCGGGAAAAAAATCGTCGTTTCTAACCGTGACGAAATCGGAGAGCTGGCGGTATCGTTTAACCAAATGGTAAGCAATTTGCGTGATGTACTAGAGCAAGTGACGATAAGCGCCGAACAAGTCGCGGCGTCTTCCGAACAGTTGACAGCAAGCGCCGAACAGACAAACAAGGCGACGGAACAAATTGCCTTGACGATCCAAGACGTTGCTGCAGGTGTGGAAAAACAAGTACAAAGCGTTGAAGAAACAGCAGAAAAGATCGATCAAATGTCGGAAGGAATTCAGCAAATTTCCGAACGTGCGCAAAGCGTGTCGACGATTGCGATGCAAACGTCGGAAAAAGCATCGGAGGGCGCAAAAACGGTGCAAACGGCCGTCGAGCAAATGAACACAGTCAATGATACCGTTGAGCGCCTTGCGGAGATCGTAAAAGGATTAGGGAACCGTTCTGAACAAATTGGAAAAATTACCGAAGTGATCAGCGGAATTGCCGCACAGACGAATCTTTTGGCGCTGAACGCGGCGATTGAAGCTGCGCGGGCAGGCGAGCATGGACGGGGCTTTGCAGTTGTGGCTGATGAAGTGCGGAAATTGGCTGAGCAATCGGCGCAGTCGGCACAACAAATCGCTTCGTTAATCGCGATGATTCAAGAGGAAACGAGCGAAGCCGTTCAATCGATGGAAACGGTGCAAAAAGAAGTGGCGACTGGTACCGGTGTTATCAGCACATCTGGAGAAGTTTTCCGGCAAATTCAGACTGCCGTGCATGAAGTTGCGGCGCAAATTCAAGATGTTTCTGATTCCGTACAGCAAATGTCAGCTGCTGCCGAACAAGTAACGCAATCGGTACAGCTCGTGACGCAAATTGCCGAATCTGCCGCGGCGGGGGCGCAAGAAGTATCGGCGTCAACAGAAGAACAGCTTGCATCAATGGAGGAAATTTCTGCTTCGTCTGCTTCTTTGGCGAAAATGGCAGAAGACTTGCAGTCACTTGTTAAACGATTCAACGTGTAGTGAACGTCCATTGCGGCGTTCATTTCTTTTTTGGCATTTTATTATGAAAAATATATGCAAAATTTTTGTTTATTTGGATATAATAAATAAATGTACATATTTACATATTGATGAAAGAAAGTAGTGAAGTTACCGATGGGAGAGAAGCTTGTCGTCATCATCGGGCCGACCGCCGTTGGAAAAACAAAGCTAAGCATCGTCTTAGCGAAACGGTTACACGGGGAAATTATCAGCGGCGATTCGATGCAAATTTATAAAGGAATGGACATCGGCACGGCGAAAATAAAACCGGAGGAGAGGGAAGGGATTCCGCACCATTTGCTTGACATTAAAGAGCCGTGGGAATCGTTTTCCGTCGTCGAGTTTCAACATCTTGCCCGTTCGCTTATTCATGAAATTTCCGAACGGGGGCGCCTGCCGATGATTGTCGGCGGCACGGGGCTTTACATTCAATCTGTCATTTATGACTACCGTTTTTCGGCGGCTCCTTCCGATGAAGCATATCGTCGCCAACTGCGGCAGATCGCCGAGGATAAAGGAGAGATGGCTCTTTATGACATGCTGAAAGCGGTTGACCCGGAAAGTGCAGCACGGATTCATCCACACAACATTCGCCGCGTCATCCGCGCGCTAGAAATATATTATTGCACGGGCAAGACGATGACGGAATGGCAGCAGGGACAAACAAAAAAACTTCTTTACGATGCGGCGATTATTGGACTGACAATGAAACGTGAACAGCTGTATCGCCGTATTAATGAACGGGTGGACAAAATGCTTGCCGAAGGGCTGCTGGAAGAAGCGAAGGCATTATACGATCGCGGCATTCGCAATTGCCAATCCGTCCAAGCGATTGGCTATAAGGAGCTGTTTGCCTATTTTGAGGGGCGCGTCTCGTTAGAAGAGGCAATCGAACAGCTGAAACAAAATTCACGGCGCTATGCAAAGCGCCAGCTCACATGGTTTCGCAATCAAATGCCTGTGCAATGGTTCGATATGACCGATATGGCAAAGTTTGATGAGAAAGCGGAGGAAATTTTTCAATACGTAGCAGGAAAGCTTCAATTAGAAGCGAATATATAAAATTAGGTAGAGAGAAAAAGAGGAGGACGTCTCATGAAAAATTCGATTAACATTCAAGACCAATTTTTAAATCAATTGCGAAAAGATGGAACTCAAGTCACTGTGTTTTTATTGAATGGTTTTCAGCTCCGCGGTTATATCAAAGGATTTGACAACTTCACTGTTTTGCTGGAAGTTCAAGGAAAACAACAGCTCATTTATAAGCACGCGATTTCGACGTTCGCGCCGGAAAAAAATGTTCAATTTGAAACAGAGTAATCGTTGTGCCAACATTGGCTAGCGATGCAAACAGCAAAGTGCCCGTCAAAAAAGGCGGGCGCTTTTTTACTCGTAAAAACAGATCGTGCTGAATAAAATATACAAAACTTTTATTTCTGTTGAAGCTCGCCAAATCATATTGTTGGATTAAGTTCCGGACATTGCATAGAAAGAAACGGCAAAAAATGGTTTGTTGGACGGAGAGGGGAATGTTGCATAAATGAGGGATTGGCGTTTTTCCAAGCATGCTGGTGCGGGCCAGCGCTTTGCCGCCCGGCTTTCGGAACGGAAATTTCCCGCTTGCTCTGCTTCTTTCGTTTAGGCGATTGTCACGAATTGATGATGCAGAACGTATACTGATAAAGAATAAAGCGATGAAATGGGAAAGTGAGGTGACGCACCATTGTCGGAATTGACGATGAACAAAGCAAAAGGCCAAATTAATGTTGTCCTCAATTCGAAAAATATTAGCCATCTTGTCAGAGACGACCGGAATGAAGTGATTAATTACGAAGAACATCGCGTGTTAAAAGATATCCAAAAAGAACTGGACCAACTGATTGGGCTTGATCATGTCAAAAAAATCATTAAAGAAATTTATGCATGGCTATATATTGATAAAGTTCGCAAAGAAAACGGGCTGAAATCGAATAAGCAGGCACTTCATATGATTTTTAAAGGAAATCCCGGAACAGGGAAAACGACGGTGGCGCGTTTGTTAGGAAAACTGTTTTTTGAAATGAACGTGCTTTCGAAAGGACATTTTATCGAGGCGGAACGGGCCGATTTAGTCGGAGAATATATCGGGCATACGGCAAACAAAACGAGAGATTTGATAAAAAAGGCGCGCGGCGGCATTTTGTTTATCGATGAAGCGTATTCCCTTGCACGCGGCGGGGAAAAAGACTTTGGAAAAGAGGCAATTGACACGCTTGTTAAAGGAATGGAAGATTATTGTGATGATTTGGTTGTCATTTTAGCGGGGTATCCGAAAGAGATGGACTATTTTTTATCGTTAAATCCAGGATTGCCTTCCCGTTTTCCATTAACCATCGAGTTTCCTGATTATACAGTCGATGAGTTAGTTAAAATAGCCAAACAAATGTTGCGTGAACGGGAATATGAATTCACGCCGGAAGCGGAGCGAAAACTGCATGATCATATCGAAGAAATGCTTGAGGAGAAACAGTACGGAAAATTCAGCAACGGTCGCTATGTGCGCAACTTAATTGAAAAAGCGATTCGCAAACAGGCGGTGCGTTTGTTGCACGAAGGGAGATATGATAAAAAGGAGCTGACATTGATTCGCGGCCGGGATCTTATAGTAGGCATGTAAGCGGGAAAGGGGAAACCAGCCCTTTCTTTTTTATGCAATAGAGGAGTTGTTGATAATGTGTGGAATAGTTATACATAAAAACAAATCAGATAACTAATATTCTGAATAGTATTTATATTTTATATTTTATTTATATTATGTATAATTAAAGTAATAGCAATGTTTGAAAATGACAAGGGGGCTGGTGCGCATGTACATGACGATTGGCGAAGTATTTGCCCAGACGGTGCGGAAATTTCCGCAAAAAGAAGCGATTGTCGATATGACAAAAGGACGCCGTTATACGTATGAACAGTGGGAAAATGAGGTGAACCGCCTTGCAAACGCTCTTTTGGAAGCCGGTGTTCAAAAAGGGGACCGCGTATCGACCGTTTTGTTCAACACAATGGAGCTTGGCACAGCGTTTTTTGCCTGCGCGAAAATTGGCGCGATTTTCAATCCGATTAATTTTCGTTTGAAATCAAAAGAAATCGCTTACATCCTCGAAGATGCAATGCCGAAAGTGGTGTTGTTTGAAAAGGCAGTTGCACCGCAAATCGCAGCCATTCATCATGAATTCCCGCATGTTTCATTTTGGTATATCGATGATGATACGCCGCCTTATGCAGCTGACTACCATGCGCTTGTCGAACATGCACAAGCAGCAGCACCTTCGATGGATGTATCAGAAAATGACATTTACGCGATTATGTACACGAGCGGCACCACTGGCAGGCCGAAAGGAGTGCTGCACCGCCATCGCGATATGATAGAACAAAGCATGATTTGCATTTCCGTGATGCGCATTCGCGACACCGACCGCGGGCTTGTTGCCGCGCCGATGTTTCATTGTGCGGAGTTGCATTGCTGCTTTTTGCCGCGCGTTCATGCAGGCGCAGCCAATATCATTCTTCATCATTTTGATCCAAAGCTAGCGTTACAAACGATTGAACAGGAGAAAATAACGCTGTTGTTTGCCGCGCCAACGATGTGGAATATGATGTTACAAGAAAAACTTAGTGATTACGATTTGTCATCGCTTCGCCTTGGATTGTACGGCGCCGCTCCGATGGCCCCTGTTCTTGTGAAAGAATGTAAAGAGCGGTTAGGCATTGATTTGATTCAAGCGTATGGCATGACGGAAATGGGGCCAGCGGTGACGTTTTTGCTGGAAGAAGAACAGTTGACAAAAGCCGGATCTGCCGGGCGCGCCTGCCTCAACCATGAAGTTCGCGTCGTCAAACCGCGGGAAGACGGCCCGTCCGACCCGGATGATGAACTTCCGCCTGGAGAAGTCGGCGAAGTGATTATGAGGGGGCCTTGCATGATGGCCGGCTATTACAACCGGGAGGAAGCGACCGCAAAAGCGATGTATAAAGGATGGTATCATTCCGGTGATTTAGGCTATATGGATGAAGACGGCTATCTGTTCGTGGCCGACCGTGTCGATGACATGATTATTAGCGGCGGGGAAAACGTCTACCCGCGCGAAGTGGAAGATGTGTTATACGAACATCATGGCGTGCTCGATGTCGCCATCATCGGCGAGCCGGATGAACTATGGGGAGAAAAAGTCGTTGCGTTTGTGGTGAAGAAAGATCCGAATGTGACGGATGAGGATTTGGAACAATTTTGTAAAAATAGCGATCGTCTCGCGCCTTACAAACGGCCGCGTGCATATTATTTTGTCGACGCATTGCCGCGAAACGCCAGCGGGAAAATTCAAAAGTTTTTGCTGCGCGAACAAATCAAAAATGCGGCAAAAGGCTGAAAGCGGGGTGGCATAATGACAGCCGCATATTTGCGCGAAGAACATCACATTTTCCGTGGCGCCTTTCGCAAGTTTTTGGAAAAAGAAGCATATCCATATTATTCGGAATGGGAAAAGAAAGGAATCATCCCCCGGTCATTTTGGACGAAAATGGGGGAAAATGGCTTTCTCTGTCCATGGGTCGATGAAAAATACGGCGGTTTCAACGCTGATTTTGCGTATTCGGTAGTGATCAACGAGGAATTAGAAAAAGTTGGTTCGAGCATGGTCGGTATCGGCTTGCATAATGATATTGCCGTTCCGTATCTTGCTTCTTACGGTACGGAAGATCAAAAACGAAAATGGCTCCCGAAATGCGTATCCGGTGAAATCATTACCGCGATCGCGATGACGGAGCCGGGCGCAGGGTCAGATTTGGCGGGGATTTCCACAACGGCAATCAAAGACGGCGATCACTATATCGTCAACGGGCAAAAAACGTTTATTACAAACGGCATTCACGCCGACCTCGTGATAGTTGCCTGCAAAACGGATCCAAATGCCAAACCGCCGCATAAAGGCATCAGCCTTCTTGTCGTTGAGCGCGATACCCCGGGATTTACGCGCGGACGAAAGCTTGACAAGGTCGGGCTGCATGCGCAAGATACGGCTGAATTGTTTTTTCACGATGCGAAAGTGCCGAAAGAAAACTTGCTTGGCGAAGAAGGAAAAGGATTTTATTACTTGATGGAAAAGCTCCAGCAAGAGCGGCTTATAGTGGCGATTGCTGCGCAAACGGCAGCGGAAGTAATGTTTGAATTGACAAGGCAGTACGTTAAGCAGCGGTCTGCGTTTGGAAAGCGAATCAGCGAGTTTCAAACCGTCCAATTCCGCCTTGCTGAAATGTCAACGGAAATCTTCATCGGCCGGACGTTTGTCGACCATGTCATTGAGGAGCATATGCAAGGAAAAAATGTCGTCACACACGTATCGATGGCGAAATGGTGGATTACGGAAATGGCGAAACGAATCGCTGCAGAAAGCATGCAGCTTCATGGCGGCTACGGGTATATGGAAGAATATGAGATTGCTAGACGCTACCGAGATATTCCAGTCAGCGCAATTTACGCCGGGACGAATGAAATGATGAAAACGATTATTGCGAGAAATCTTGATTTATAGAAAGAAGGTGACGATGTGTTAGAAGGGGTAACGGTCATCGATTTTTCCCACTACCTTCCTGGCCCGTTTGCCAGCCTGCGCCTCGCTGATTTAGGAGCTGAAGTCATCAAAATTGAGCCGAAAACGGGAGATATGATGCGTTCACTTGCCGAGGAATGCGTATTTTACGCAAACAACGCAGGCAAAAAAAGCATTGCCCTTGACTTAAAAAACGCACA
Protein-coding regions in this window:
- a CDS encoding methyl-accepting chemotaxis protein, whose protein sequence is MNMTVRKKLIAGFGVIYLLLVMLIGFAYYEISMIDANYTRLVDNEVPKLVNVKQLEIALRREQGSMRGYLLVGDETALTNFTAAHNEYKKLSKELEKTLTRTDTKELLAQLNELEQQFYELGQKSFQLKNENNVEAYTQLITTMGRDITSQFDTVARQLTEIQQREMKQASEETTSEVEGIKSLMIIIGIAALVIGGIVTFYISRILSQPLLALSEAAKRIAGGDLTGKKIVVSNRDEIGELAVSFNQMVSNLRDVLEQVTISAEQVAASSEQLTASAEQTNKATEQIALTIQDVAAGVEKQVQSVEETAEKIDQMSEGIQQISERAQSVSTIAMQTSEKASEGAKTVQTAVEQMNTVNDTVERLAEIVKGLGNRSEQIGKITEVISGIAAQTNLLALNAAIEAARAGEHGRGFAVVADEVRKLAEQSAQSAQQIASLIAMIQEETSEAVQSMETVQKEVATGTGVISTSGEVFRQIQTAVHEVAAQIQDVSDSVQQMSAAAEQVTQSVQLVTQIAESAAAGAQEVSASTEEQLASMEEISASSASLAKMAEDLQSLVKRFNV
- the miaA gene encoding tRNA (adenosine(37)-N6)-dimethylallyltransferase MiaA, whose product is MGEKLVVIIGPTAVGKTKLSIVLAKRLHGEIISGDSMQIYKGMDIGTAKIKPEEREGIPHHLLDIKEPWESFSVVEFQHLARSLIHEISERGRLPMIVGGTGLYIQSVIYDYRFSAAPSDEAYRRQLRQIAEDKGEMALYDMLKAVDPESAARIHPHNIRRVIRALEIYYCTGKTMTEWQQGQTKKLLYDAAIIGLTMKREQLYRRINERVDKMLAEGLLEEAKALYDRGIRNCQSVQAIGYKELFAYFEGRVSLEEAIEQLKQNSRRYAKRQLTWFRNQMPVQWFDMTDMAKFDEKAEEIFQYVAGKLQLEANI
- the hfq gene encoding RNA chaperone Hfq, whose protein sequence is MKNSINIQDQFLNQLRKDGTQVTVFLLNGFQLRGYIKGFDNFTVLLEVQGKQQLIYKHAISTFAPEKNVQFETE
- the spoVK gene encoding stage V sporulation protein K, whose protein sequence is MSELTMNKAKGQINVVLNSKNISHLVRDDRNEVINYEEHRVLKDIQKELDQLIGLDHVKKIIKEIYAWLYIDKVRKENGLKSNKQALHMIFKGNPGTGKTTVARLLGKLFFEMNVLSKGHFIEAERADLVGEYIGHTANKTRDLIKKARGGILFIDEAYSLARGGEKDFGKEAIDTLVKGMEDYCDDLVVILAGYPKEMDYFLSLNPGLPSRFPLTIEFPDYTVDELVKIAKQMLREREYEFTPEAERKLHDHIEEMLEEKQYGKFSNGRYVRNLIEKAIRKQAVRLLHEGRYDKKELTLIRGRDLIVGM
- a CDS encoding fatty acid--CoA ligase, with amino-acid sequence MYMTIGEVFAQTVRKFPQKEAIVDMTKGRRYTYEQWENEVNRLANALLEAGVQKGDRVSTVLFNTMELGTAFFACAKIGAIFNPINFRLKSKEIAYILEDAMPKVVLFEKAVAPQIAAIHHEFPHVSFWYIDDDTPPYAADYHALVEHAQAAAPSMDVSENDIYAIMYTSGTTGRPKGVLHRHRDMIEQSMICISVMRIRDTDRGLVAAPMFHCAELHCCFLPRVHAGAANIILHHFDPKLALQTIEQEKITLLFAAPTMWNMMLQEKLSDYDLSSLRLGLYGAAPMAPVLVKECKERLGIDLIQAYGMTEMGPAVTFLLEEEQLTKAGSAGRACLNHEVRVVKPREDGPSDPDDELPPGEVGEVIMRGPCMMAGYYNREEATAKAMYKGWYHSGDLGYMDEDGYLFVADRVDDMIISGGENVYPREVEDVLYEHHGVLDVAIIGEPDELWGEKVVAFVVKKDPNVTDEDLEQFCKNSDRLAPYKRPRAYYFVDALPRNASGKIQKFLLREQIKNAAKG
- a CDS encoding acyl-CoA dehydrogenase family protein gives rise to the protein MTAAYLREEHHIFRGAFRKFLEKEAYPYYSEWEKKGIIPRSFWTKMGENGFLCPWVDEKYGGFNADFAYSVVINEELEKVGSSMVGIGLHNDIAVPYLASYGTEDQKRKWLPKCVSGEIITAIAMTEPGAGSDLAGISTTAIKDGDHYIVNGQKTFITNGIHADLVIVACKTDPNAKPPHKGISLLVVERDTPGFTRGRKLDKVGLHAQDTAELFFHDAKVPKENLLGEEGKGFYYLMEKLQQERLIVAIAAQTAAEVMFELTRQYVKQRSAFGKRISEFQTVQFRLAEMSTEIFIGRTFVDHVIEEHMQGKNVVTHVSMAKWWITEMAKRIAAESMQLHGGYGYMEEYEIARRYRDIPVSAIYAGTNEMMKTIIARNLDL